Proteins encoded together in one Planctomyces sp. SH-PL14 window:
- a CDS encoding DUF1570 domain-containing protein yields MPFTRRDCPIQATWRSRTLIRIFLFLSLIVFVTPASWGADLVTVRSETAGLPATVSGAVILEDPQGGVLLLDRGGRYWSLPADQIREKTTAGETFGPLTGEKLGEELRRELGSSFEVVRTEHYVLCTDAGRKFAEWTGRLLERLYVGFEEEWTKAGVELAEAPFPLPVILFAREADYREYARRDVGSVPVDMGYYSSLTNRVALRDLTPASNRNPDSDLSKIVSPANVTTLVHEATHQLAFNRGLHVRLADNPMWLTEGVAMYFESPDLRNSSGWKTTGNVNRTRIQRFRDYARNRRRRDSLETLVRANDRFAKPDTAADAYAEGWLLVHFLRHKHPEEYVAFLKTLATKQPLDIGTDEDRLAAFRTAFGGDLSKLDKELQAYASRLAR; encoded by the coding sequence TTGCCCTTCACTCGTCGAGATTGTCCAATCCAGGCGACTTGGCGGAGCCGAACTCTGATCCGGATTTTTCTCTTTCTGTCGCTCATCGTCTTCGTGACCCCGGCGTCGTGGGGAGCGGACCTCGTGACGGTGCGGTCCGAGACGGCGGGCCTGCCGGCAACGGTCTCCGGTGCCGTGATTCTGGAGGATCCGCAGGGTGGGGTGCTGCTGCTGGATCGAGGGGGGCGGTACTGGTCGCTGCCGGCGGATCAGATTCGGGAGAAGACGACCGCTGGCGAGACGTTTGGTCCATTGACCGGGGAGAAGCTCGGCGAGGAGTTGCGGCGGGAACTCGGGAGTTCGTTCGAGGTTGTCCGGACCGAGCACTATGTCCTCTGCACGGACGCGGGGCGGAAGTTTGCCGAGTGGACGGGGCGGCTGCTGGAGCGTCTCTACGTTGGCTTCGAGGAGGAGTGGACGAAGGCTGGGGTGGAACTGGCGGAGGCTCCGTTCCCGTTGCCGGTGATTCTCTTCGCCCGGGAGGCGGACTATCGCGAGTACGCCCGGCGGGATGTCGGTTCGGTGCCGGTCGACATGGGGTACTACTCGTCGCTGACGAACCGCGTCGCACTGCGTGACCTGACCCCGGCTTCGAACCGCAACCCGGACAGCGACCTCTCCAAAATCGTCAGCCCGGCCAACGTCACGACATTGGTCCATGAGGCGACGCACCAGCTCGCGTTCAACCGGGGGCTGCATGTCCGGCTGGCGGACAATCCGATGTGGCTGACCGAAGGGGTGGCGATGTACTTCGAGTCGCCCGACCTGCGGAACTCCTCCGGCTGGAAGACGACCGGCAACGTCAATCGGACGCGGATCCAGCGGTTCCGGGACTATGCCCGCAACCGGCGTCGGCGGGACTCGCTTGAGACGCTCGTGAGAGCCAACGACCGTTTCGCGAAGCCCGACACGGCGGCGGATGCGTATGCGGAAGGGTGGCTGCTGGTGCATTTTCTCCGGCACAAGCATCCCGAGGAGTACGTCGCCTTTTTGAAGACGCTCGCCACGAAACAGCCGCTCGACATCGGGACCGACGAGGACCGGCTGGCTGCCTTCCGGACCGCGTTCGGCGGGGATCTGTCGAAGCTGGACAAAGAGCTTCAGGCCTACGCCTCGCGACTCGCCCGCTGA
- a CDS encoding DUF983 domain-containing protein — translation MTDPTDDQVPASAPSPFSAPGAPRPTIETLLGRALRLKCPRCGNGPLFVGWFTMPERCPNCNMKYERAPGYFLGSAYVNYGITAVVLMFAYFVLHFGFRWSNRQLALPLSAFCVLFPLWAFRYARAVWLALDCHFDRYVMTDESTE, via the coding sequence ATGACCGACCCGACCGACGATCAAGTCCCCGCCTCCGCGCCATCGCCATTTTCCGCTCCCGGGGCTCCGCGGCCGACGATCGAGACGCTCCTGGGACGGGCGCTCCGCTTGAAGTGTCCCCGCTGCGGGAACGGGCCACTGTTCGTCGGATGGTTCACGATGCCGGAACGCTGCCCGAACTGCAACATGAAGTACGAGCGGGCTCCCGGTTACTTTCTCGGGTCGGCCTACGTGAACTACGGCATCACGGCGGTGGTGCTCATGTTCGCCTACTTCGTCCTGCACTTCGGCTTCCGCTGGTCGAACCGCCAGCTCGCCCTCCCGCTGTCGGCGTTCTGCGTCCTCTTTCCGCTCTGGGCCTTCCGCTACGCCCGCGCGGTCTGGCTGGCGCTCGATTGCCACTTCGACCGCTACGTCATGACCGACGAATCGACGGAGTGA
- a CDS encoding tyrosine-type recombinase/integrase gives MSRKSRRSGAHRTRVGKVSLYQHHGAWWVYYRDDQSTPIRRRVGCDQAEAERVAAELNAQVTVSAPTLFSFEPVSVLTLRDRFIAYHETVLRSSLATVNRYRTALEHLVAFAADGAQEVHRVSINDFVAFLRTRQISPNGHPNTRKRTLRDKGLRYILEVCRSAYAYAQTKRHLPPYAPNPFAELPIDRLTVEDAKPVFVFDAKAELAFLRAAKEWEFPVHLILSKTGMRPGELCHLLIEEVELCSGWIHIRNKPDLGWSVKTRNERSIPIPWEVRAVLSRVIGDRGNGLVFRRPRFEDLPSDRRGSLKELRATFARRLEYSEALKKQPLTRQERARIAKALWAGIGILSPNQIRTSFIRISNGIGLEDATCPKSWRHSFATLLQDANVDPLLRQITLGHKPAGATGALGMTSIYSHSRPETQAREIERALRTWPETLTLAAQWAKDASR, from the coding sequence ATGTCTCGCAAGTCGAGACGTAGCGGTGCACATCGCACCCGCGTCGGGAAAGTCTCTCTCTATCAGCATCACGGGGCGTGGTGGGTCTACTACCGGGATGACCAGTCCACACCGATTCGGCGTCGGGTTGGTTGCGATCAGGCGGAAGCAGAGCGTGTCGCCGCGGAGTTGAACGCTCAGGTCACGGTCAGCGCTCCGACACTGTTCTCATTTGAACCCGTTTCTGTTCTGACGCTCCGTGACCGGTTCATCGCATACCACGAGACCGTACTTCGCTCCTCACTGGCGACAGTGAACCGGTATCGCACGGCTCTGGAACATCTCGTCGCATTCGCGGCGGATGGCGCGCAGGAGGTCCATCGGGTTTCAATCAATGACTTCGTGGCATTTCTGCGGACCCGGCAGATTTCCCCCAACGGGCATCCGAACACGCGAAAGCGAACACTTCGGGACAAGGGCCTGCGGTACATCCTGGAGGTCTGCCGGTCTGCGTATGCCTACGCTCAGACCAAACGCCACCTACCTCCCTACGCTCCGAATCCGTTTGCAGAGCTCCCGATCGATCGTCTAACCGTTGAGGACGCCAAGCCGGTCTTTGTGTTTGACGCAAAAGCCGAGCTGGCCTTCTTGCGGGCTGCCAAGGAGTGGGAGTTCCCCGTGCACCTCATTCTGAGCAAGACCGGGATGCGGCCCGGGGAACTCTGCCATCTCCTCATTGAGGAGGTTGAGCTCTGCAGCGGGTGGATCCATATCCGCAACAAGCCGGACCTCGGATGGTCGGTCAAGACCCGGAACGAGCGTTCTATTCCGATCCCGTGGGAAGTCAGGGCCGTTCTCTCTCGGGTGATCGGAGATCGGGGGAACGGGCTCGTCTTTCGTCGTCCCCGATTCGAGGACCTCCCTTCGGACCGGAGAGGGAGCCTTAAAGAACTCCGCGCTACATTTGCCCGGCGGTTGGAATACAGCGAGGCTCTCAAGAAACAGCCACTGACACGGCAGGAGCGGGCACGGATTGCCAAAGCACTTTGGGCAGGAATTGGGATCCTGTCTCCGAACCAGATCCGCACATCGTTCATACGCATTTCTAACGGCATTGGCTTGGAAGATGCTACCTGCCCCAAGAGTTGGCGGCACAGTTTTGCCACGCTGCTTCAAGATGCCAATGTGGATCCACTGCTGCGGCAGATCACACTCGGGCACAAGCCAGCAGGCGCCACCGGCGCGTTGGGCATGACTTCGATCTACAGCCATTCGCGTCCGGAGACACAGGCTCGTGAGATCGAGCGAGCACTCCGGACGTGGCCAGAAACCCTCACTCTTGCTGCCCAATGGGCAAAGGATGCGTCTCGATGA
- the rplT gene encoding 50S ribosomal protein L20 encodes MRVKYGKSRHKKKKRIFAEAKGRVGGLRRLWRTVQEHVRRARVYAFRDRKVRKRDFRQLWIMRLTAAAEMRGLRYSQLIHGLKLANIDLNRKMLSELAIHNTEVFDEITAVVKAALDKAAKA; translated from the coding sequence ATGCGAGTTAAGTACGGGAAGTCCCGCCACAAGAAGAAGAAGCGGATTTTCGCGGAAGCCAAGGGACGGGTCGGCGGTTTGCGCCGGCTCTGGCGTACGGTTCAGGAGCACGTCCGCCGCGCCCGCGTTTACGCCTTCCGCGACCGCAAGGTGCGCAAGCGTGACTTCCGCCAGCTCTGGATCATGCGTCTGACCGCCGCCGCCGAAATGCGCGGCCTGCGGTACTCGCAGCTCATCCACGGCCTCAAGCTCGCCAACATCGACCTCAACCGGAAGATGCTCAGCGAACTGGCGATCCACAACACCGAGGTCTTCGACGAGATCACGGCCGTGGTCAAGGCCGCCCTCGACAAGGCCGCCAAGGCCTGA
- the dnaB gene encoding replicative DNA helicase produces MPAASSPAELFDKVPPQDLEAERCVLGSVLIHNQAMDDVVGHVQKDHFYADAHRKMFDAIHAMYEGGIRGIDAVTLRDELDRRGDIDAVGGVPYILKVLETVPHAAHAEYYAKIVRNKALQRSLIDVCTDSLREAYHGHDDIEDILARAEKNIFEIVENQTGISKNAIADILEETFARIFERMDKEGAISGIPTGFNSLDDMLSGFQPSELIVLAARPAMGKTALVCNFALAISKYAHGVWENDQAAGKPTRNAPGGGVLLFSLEQSKLELAERLLCIHAKLNGHKLRQGTLDEMEQYALTEGSNELRHFPIFIDDQAGQTMTRIAAVSRRLKRSNDIGIVIIDYLQLIEAEDKNLPREQQISSITRRLKFLAKELHIPVIALGQLNRGVEQREDKRPRLADLRESGAIEQDADIVMFLHRPDAYEPDDRPGEADLIVAKNRHGPIGTAELVWLKHALKFGDKSPISEPEGF; encoded by the coding sequence ATGCCCGCTGCCTCCTCCCCCGCCGAACTCTTCGACAAGGTCCCCCCACAAGACCTGGAAGCCGAACGCTGCGTCCTCGGCAGCGTCCTGATCCACAACCAGGCCATGGACGACGTCGTCGGACACGTCCAGAAGGACCACTTCTACGCCGATGCGCATCGCAAAATGTTCGATGCCATCCATGCCATGTACGAAGGAGGCATCCGCGGAATCGACGCCGTCACCCTCCGCGACGAACTCGACCGCCGTGGAGACATCGACGCCGTCGGCGGTGTCCCCTACATCCTCAAGGTCCTCGAGACCGTCCCGCACGCGGCCCACGCGGAATATTACGCCAAGATCGTCCGCAACAAGGCGCTCCAGCGGTCCCTGATCGACGTCTGCACCGACTCCCTCCGCGAGGCCTACCACGGCCACGACGACATCGAGGACATCCTCGCCCGGGCCGAAAAGAACATCTTCGAGATCGTCGAGAACCAGACCGGGATCTCGAAGAACGCCATCGCCGACATCCTCGAAGAGACCTTCGCCCGCATCTTCGAACGCATGGACAAGGAAGGGGCCATCAGCGGCATCCCGACCGGGTTCAACAGCCTCGACGACATGCTGAGCGGCTTCCAGCCCTCGGAACTGATTGTCCTCGCCGCCCGCCCCGCGATGGGGAAAACCGCCCTCGTCTGTAACTTCGCCCTCGCGATCTCCAAGTACGCGCATGGGGTCTGGGAAAACGACCAGGCTGCCGGCAAACCGACCCGCAACGCCCCCGGCGGCGGCGTCCTGCTCTTCAGCCTGGAACAGTCCAAGCTGGAACTCGCCGAGCGTCTCCTGTGCATCCACGCCAAGCTCAACGGCCACAAGCTCCGGCAGGGAACGCTCGACGAAATGGAGCAATACGCCCTGACCGAGGGCTCCAACGAGCTCCGGCATTTTCCGATCTTCATTGACGATCAGGCGGGCCAGACCATGACCCGCATCGCCGCCGTCTCGCGGCGTCTCAAGCGAAGCAACGACATCGGCATCGTGATCATCGACTACCTGCAGCTCATCGAAGCGGAAGACAAGAACCTCCCCCGCGAACAGCAGATCTCGTCCATCACGCGGCGCCTCAAATTCCTCGCCAAGGAACTGCACATTCCGGTGATCGCCCTCGGCCAGCTCAACCGCGGCGTCGAGCAGCGGGAAGACAAGCGGCCCCGTCTCGCCGACCTTCGAGAATCCGGCGCGATCGAGCAGGACGCCGACATCGTCATGTTCCTGCACCGCCCGGACGCCTACGAGCCGGACGATCGCCCGGGAGAAGCGGACCTGATCGTCGCCAAGAACCGTCACGGTCCGATCGGCACCGCTGAGCTCGTCTGGCTCAAGCACGCCCTCAAGTTCGGCGACAAGAGCCCGATCTCCGAGCCCGAAGGGTTCTGA
- the lhgO gene encoding L-2-hydroxyglutarate oxidase codes for MPDFFTDVAIVGGGIVGLATAFQLLRRFSGTRVVVLEKEDRVAPHQSSHNSGVLHTGIYYRPGSLRAQNCRAGKLAMQAFCDQEEIPYRICGKVIVAVSEAELPQLDVLFQRGQANGVRCSMLTQEELREIEPHTAGIRAIHVPEAGIVDYPAVSRRLAERIQEVGGTIRLGARVTAIRESSDRIIIESTKGAVESRFLMTCAGLHADRVTKLSGRVPEAPIVPFRGEYYQLVPEAEHLCRGLIYPVPDPKFPFLGVHFTRMIHGGVDCGPNAVLAFAREGYRRTDLNPADLWEALAHPGFRRLALRNWRTGAGEMWRSWNKAAFVKALQRLVPAIQAKHLIPAPAGVRAQALRLDGTLVDDFVIQQSGRVVNVGNAPSPAATSSLNIGNLLVDRLAPQLEETRS; via the coding sequence ATGCCGGACTTCTTCACCGACGTGGCGATCGTGGGGGGCGGGATCGTCGGACTGGCGACGGCGTTCCAGCTCCTGCGGCGGTTTTCCGGAACCCGCGTCGTCGTCCTCGAGAAGGAAGACCGGGTCGCTCCCCACCAGTCCAGCCACAACTCCGGCGTCCTGCACACCGGGATCTACTACCGGCCGGGGTCGCTGCGGGCCCAGAACTGCCGCGCGGGAAAACTCGCGATGCAGGCGTTCTGCGACCAGGAGGAGATTCCCTACCGGATCTGCGGCAAGGTGATCGTGGCGGTCTCCGAAGCAGAGCTCCCGCAGCTCGACGTTCTCTTTCAGCGCGGTCAGGCGAACGGCGTCCGCTGTTCGATGCTGACGCAGGAGGAGCTGCGGGAGATCGAGCCGCACACGGCCGGGATCCGCGCCATCCACGTCCCTGAAGCAGGAATTGTGGATTACCCCGCGGTCAGCCGAAGGCTGGCGGAACGGATCCAGGAGGTCGGCGGGACGATCCGGCTCGGCGCGCGGGTCACGGCGATCCGGGAATCCAGCGACCGGATCATCATTGAGTCCACGAAGGGGGCGGTTGAGTCGCGGTTCCTGATGACCTGCGCGGGGCTCCACGCGGACCGCGTCACGAAGCTCAGCGGGCGCGTTCCCGAAGCGCCGATCGTTCCCTTCCGCGGGGAGTACTACCAGCTGGTTCCCGAGGCAGAGCATCTCTGCCGCGGGCTGATCTACCCGGTTCCCGATCCGAAGTTCCCGTTCCTGGGCGTCCACTTCACGCGGATGATCCACGGCGGGGTCGACTGCGGGCCGAATGCCGTGCTCGCCTTCGCCCGGGAAGGGTATCGCCGGACGGACCTCAACCCCGCGGACCTCTGGGAGGCCCTCGCCCATCCGGGCTTTCGCCGTCTCGCGCTGCGAAACTGGCGGACGGGAGCGGGCGAGATGTGGCGGTCGTGGAACAAGGCGGCCTTCGTGAAGGCCCTCCAGCGGCTCGTCCCCGCGATCCAGGCAAAGCATCTCATTCCCGCCCCGGCGGGCGTCCGGGCGCAGGCCTTGCGTCTCGATGGGACGCTGGTCGACGACTTCGTCATCCAGCAGTCCGGCCGGGTCGTCAACGTGGGAAACGCCCCCTCCCCCGCGGCGACGTCGTCCCTCAATATCGGAAACCTGCTGGTCGACCGACTCGCCCCTCAGCTCGAGGAGACACGATCATGA
- a CDS encoding PDZ domain-containing protein, protein MSSWSGVQRLGACMAIMLTLASPAPPPALAQSTSLDLQEEAAFKQAATLAEPSIVQIQTVGGLDVVDQILVASGPTTGVIVSDDGYVITSSFNFLNKPSSVIVLTADGKKYPAEIIAADKARKLTLLRIEARGLTPLPAAPKSEFRVGQWSIALGRTFDLSFPSLSVGVLSALDRIYGRAVQTDAKISPVNYGGPIVDVQGRGIGLLVPMSPQEDAETAGVEWYDGGIGFAVPMEDIYRVLPRLKTGETLMPGLMGVSFSDISPLAGEARVDRVRPESPGAKAGLKVGDVIVEIDGHRTERIPALRHYLGNKNAGETIRVVARRGEESITAEIKLADVLLPYESGYLGVLPERVERDAGAFSGAGVRDVLPGSPAEGQIARGDRIVGFGDAKIATAEELLDRVSRVKPGETASVRLLRGGQERTVELKLKSIPNEVPAELSPSPIPSRPAEVGLDGRQIGRFEAQIAGEERKFWMYVPDDYNPRHEYAVLVWIHPPGDTLEADFLKAWQVEANRRGVILVGPRAEDLARWTPDEADYVKGIMEWVREQYSVDEKRIVVHGHRDGGFAWLVGFRQRETFGGLMISGTPLKQAPADNDPATRQQILLIASGTEPVVKAIQQTAAGLQRLKFPATLIEGTDGNAYPTDQVEAMARWIDLLDRI, encoded by the coding sequence ATGTCCTCCTGGTCTGGCGTTCAACGGCTCGGCGCATGCATGGCAATCATGCTGACGCTGGCCTCCCCGGCTCCACCCCCCGCCCTCGCTCAGTCCACCTCGCTCGACCTCCAGGAAGAGGCCGCCTTCAAGCAGGCCGCGACCCTGGCTGAACCCTCGATCGTCCAGATCCAGACCGTCGGCGGCCTCGATGTCGTCGACCAGATCCTCGTCGCCTCGGGACCAACGACCGGCGTGATCGTCTCCGACGACGGATACGTCATCACCAGCTCCTTCAACTTCCTCAACAAGCCCAGCTCCGTCATCGTCCTGACCGCCGACGGAAAGAAGTACCCCGCCGAGATCATCGCCGCCGACAAAGCCCGCAAACTGACGCTCCTCCGGATCGAGGCCCGGGGGCTCACTCCCCTCCCCGCCGCCCCCAAATCCGAGTTCCGCGTTGGCCAGTGGAGCATCGCCCTCGGCCGGACCTTCGATTTGTCCTTCCCGAGCCTGTCGGTCGGCGTCCTCAGCGCGCTGGACCGGATCTACGGCCGGGCGGTCCAGACCGACGCCAAGATCTCCCCCGTCAACTACGGCGGACCGATTGTCGACGTTCAGGGGCGGGGCATCGGCCTCTTGGTCCCCATGTCCCCGCAGGAAGACGCCGAGACCGCCGGCGTGGAGTGGTATGACGGCGGGATCGGTTTTGCCGTCCCGATGGAAGACATCTACCGCGTCCTCCCCCGGCTCAAGACGGGCGAGACGCTGATGCCCGGCCTGATGGGGGTCAGCTTCTCGGACATCAGTCCGCTGGCGGGCGAAGCCCGCGTGGACCGGGTCCGGCCCGAGTCCCCCGGAGCCAAGGCGGGGCTCAAGGTGGGTGACGTCATCGTTGAGATCGACGGCCACAGGACTGAGCGGATCCCGGCTCTGCGGCACTATCTGGGGAATAAGAACGCCGGCGAGACGATACGCGTCGTCGCCCGCCGCGGCGAGGAATCGATCACGGCGGAGATCAAGCTGGCCGATGTCCTGCTGCCGTACGAGTCCGGATACCTGGGTGTCCTGCCGGAACGGGTCGAACGCGACGCGGGAGCCTTCAGTGGCGCCGGAGTTCGCGACGTCCTTCCGGGCTCCCCCGCCGAGGGCCAGATTGCACGGGGCGACCGGATTGTCGGTTTCGGCGACGCGAAGATCGCCACGGCGGAAGAACTGCTCGATCGCGTCAGCCGCGTCAAACCGGGAGAGACGGCGAGCGTTCGCCTCCTCCGCGGCGGTCAGGAGCGGACGGTCGAGCTGAAGCTGAAATCGATTCCGAACGAGGTCCCGGCCGAACTCTCCCCCTCGCCGATCCCATCACGGCCCGCTGAAGTCGGGCTCGACGGACGGCAGATCGGCCGCTTCGAGGCCCAGATAGCCGGCGAAGAGCGGAAGTTCTGGATGTACGTTCCGGACGACTACAACCCGCGTCACGAGTACGCCGTCCTCGTCTGGATCCACCCGCCGGGCGACACGCTGGAGGCGGACTTTCTCAAGGCGTGGCAGGTCGAGGCGAACCGCCGCGGCGTGATCCTGGTCGGGCCCCGGGCGGAGGACCTGGCGCGATGGACGCCGGACGAGGCGGACTATGTCAAAGGGATCATGGAGTGGGTCCGCGAGCAGTATTCGGTCGACGAGAAGCGGATCGTGGTCCACGGCCATCGGGATGGCGGCTTCGCCTGGCTCGTCGGCTTCCGGCAGCGGGAGACCTTCGGCGGGCTGATGATCTCCGGGACGCCGCTCAAGCAGGCCCCCGCCGACAACGACCCCGCCACCCGCCAGCAGATTCTCCTCATCGCCAGCGGCACCGAGCCGGTCGTGAAGGCGATTCAGCAGACCGCGGCAGGACTCCAGCGACTCAAGTTCCCGGCAACATTGATCGAAGGGACGGACGGCAACGCGTACCCCACGGACCAGGTGGAAGCGATGGCTCGCTGGATCGATCTCCTGGACCGGATCTAG
- a CDS encoding TPM domain-containing protein yields the protein MVNSLKSLRVFAAATLLVLGLASSARALEITLERPGEREFVRDLAGLIDDDDRKQIRAIADKLLTDKATPIIVVTIDSMAEWGGEGMTIESFSTILFNQWQIGHAKLGNQDWNTGMLLLVSKGDRRARIELGGGWGRREDAAARRVMDSLIVPRFKQGEFSKGILAGVEGLDAMARKLELPTAPRPASHYLMGAAFLGLAVFTGVSLYRRGSSGWAWLLWGVVFSILGTILYQMLNNRGSGGGGFGGGSFGGGSSGGGGASGSW from the coding sequence TTGGTCAATTCTTTGAAGAGCCTTCGAGTGTTCGCCGCGGCGACGCTGCTCGTTCTTGGTCTCGCCTCCTCGGCGAGGGCGCTCGAGATCACTCTGGAGCGGCCCGGCGAGCGGGAGTTCGTCCGGGATCTGGCGGGACTGATCGATGATGACGACCGGAAGCAGATCCGCGCGATCGCTGACAAGCTCCTGACCGACAAGGCGACGCCGATCATCGTCGTGACGATCGACTCGATGGCGGAATGGGGCGGCGAGGGGATGACGATCGAGTCGTTCTCGACGATCCTTTTCAACCAGTGGCAGATCGGCCACGCCAAGCTCGGGAACCAGGACTGGAACACCGGGATGCTGCTGCTGGTCTCAAAGGGGGACCGGCGGGCGCGGATCGAGCTGGGAGGTGGCTGGGGGCGGCGGGAGGACGCGGCCGCGCGGAGAGTCATGGACAGCCTGATCGTTCCCCGCTTCAAACAAGGAGAGTTCTCGAAGGGGATTCTGGCGGGGGTCGAAGGGCTGGATGCGATGGCACGGAAGCTGGAACTCCCGACGGCTCCCCGGCCCGCTTCGCACTATCTGATGGGAGCGGCGTTTCTGGGACTGGCGGTTTTCACCGGGGTCTCGTTGTATCGGCGGGGGAGCAGCGGCTGGGCCTGGCTGCTGTGGGGCGTCGTCTTCTCCATTCTAGGGACGATTCTGTATCAGATGCTGAACAACCGTGGCAGCGGCGGAGGCGGCTTCGGCGGTGGGTCGTTTGGGGGCGGGTCGTCCGGCGGGGGCGGGGCGTCCGGATCGTGGTGA
- a CDS encoding TPM domain-containing protein, whose product MNNRIDDQFSSTQRQAVEEAVRRAEETTACEIIPVVAEASGRYDRGEDMIGLWCGVLAAIAIWTWFPARSVEAGSGAWGAGTGALGLVLLVAGIVGGFLVGAVIASRTAWLRRLAVPRKQQHEEVARRAREVFFDQRVHHTAGRNGLLIYVSLLEHEVTVLADQEILAHPALGTLLLERTRDLLVGRLKTGDVAEALASTIREIAPTLAAALPIRPDDTNEHPDALVLLPSP is encoded by the coding sequence ATGAATAATCGGATCGACGATCAGTTCTCCAGCACCCAGCGGCAGGCCGTCGAAGAGGCGGTCCGCCGCGCCGAGGAGACGACCGCCTGCGAGATCATTCCGGTCGTGGCGGAGGCGTCCGGCCGATATGACCGCGGCGAGGACATGATCGGCCTGTGGTGTGGCGTCCTCGCCGCCATCGCGATCTGGACGTGGTTCCCCGCTCGCTCGGTCGAGGCCGGAAGCGGGGCCTGGGGAGCCGGAACCGGTGCTCTCGGCCTGGTCCTGCTCGTGGCCGGGATCGTGGGAGGGTTTCTCGTGGGGGCCGTCATTGCGTCGCGGACCGCCTGGCTCCGGCGGCTGGCCGTCCCGCGGAAGCAGCAGCACGAAGAGGTCGCCCGCCGGGCCCGCGAGGTGTTTTTCGACCAGCGGGTACATCACACGGCGGGGCGGAACGGGCTGTTGATCTACGTCTCGCTCCTGGAGCACGAAGTCACCGTGCTGGCGGATCAGGAAATTCTCGCCCATCCGGCTCTTGGGACTCTCTTGCTGGAACGGACACGGGACCTGCTCGTAGGGCGCCTGAAGACCGGGGACGTAGCGGAGGCACTCGCGTCCACGATCCGGGAGATCGCGCCAACGCTCGCGGCCGCGCTCCCCATCCGTCCAGACGACACGAATGAACATCCGGACGCGCTGGTGCTGCTCCCCTCTCCGTAA
- a CDS encoding bleomycin resistance family protein produces MNAQHLTPILNVSDMEQSFDWFTRLGWTKRWDWQATPDAPVTFGAVGSGQCEIFLCLGAQGGSGQVGDREMGMWMSMWVAKVDAEFANCQANGIEVTRPPKDEPWGVREMHVRHPDGHIFRISQSSDCPEPA; encoded by the coding sequence ATGAACGCTCAGCACCTGACGCCGATCCTGAACGTCTCCGACATGGAGCAGAGCTTCGACTGGTTCACGCGGCTGGGGTGGACGAAGCGTTGGGACTGGCAGGCGACCCCTGACGCTCCGGTCACGTTCGGGGCGGTCGGCTCCGGCCAGTGCGAAATCTTTCTCTGCCTGGGTGCCCAGGGCGGAAGCGGGCAGGTGGGGGACCGCGAGATGGGAATGTGGATGTCGATGTGGGTCGCGAAGGTCGATGCCGAGTTTGCGAACTGCCAGGCCAACGGGATCGAAGTCACCCGGCCTCCGAAGGACGAGCCCTGGGGCGTCCGCGAGATGCACGTTCGCCATCCGGACGGGCACATCTTCCGGATCAGCCAGTCATCGGATTGCCCCGAACCGGCCTGA
- a CDS encoding CPXCG motif-containing cysteine-rich protein translates to MKEEASYICDACGEEIVVPIDFSGGESQEYVEDCPVCCRPNIVHVEIDDGDVRVWAEPE, encoded by the coding sequence ATGAAGGAAGAGGCCAGCTATATCTGCGACGCCTGCGGAGAGGAGATCGTCGTTCCGATCGACTTCTCGGGCGGAGAGAGCCAGGAGTACGTCGAAGACTGCCCGGTCTGCTGTCGCCCGAACATCGTCCACGTCGAGATCGACGACGGGGACGTCCGGGTCTGGGCCGAGCCGGAGTAG